A window from Micromonospora profundi encodes these proteins:
- a CDS encoding MFS transporter: MQTPPSRATIRARWAVTAVFGINGLLIASLAVRTPSLKIDLGLTPGQLGLLSAMFGIAAVIMMQTVGNVVARTGSRVIVQGTTVVLPLLLVGVGVAPDLWWQILVHLAFGAVHGMLDVTMNAHAVAVQQRLSRPIMNGCHAAWSIGAVAGALLGAGAAHIGMSRTVHYLLLAGVLIPLSAVCGRMLLPAAADRGTDATPVGVRAGWRAGWSLRVVLFGVMGAIVLTVEAGVADWSGVYLHETLRASLGAAGMGYVLFAIFQTAGRLVGDRLQERTSATRLLQVGTSVAAVGVAVALASPWPALSIAGFALVGAGLATPLPVLFGVVGSLGADSAGPGAAIVVARFTTLTYTGILLAPAVIGWFADHVGLRWTLAALVPLLLAVALVAGRATSNRVRPTSGRADAKIPV; the protein is encoded by the coding sequence ATGCAGACGCCGCCAAGTCGAGCCACGATCCGAGCACGCTGGGCTGTCACGGCGGTGTTCGGGATCAACGGGCTGCTGATCGCCAGCCTGGCGGTGCGGACGCCCTCGTTGAAGATCGACCTCGGGCTGACACCTGGGCAACTGGGTCTGCTGTCCGCGATGTTCGGCATCGCGGCCGTGATCATGATGCAGACCGTCGGCAACGTCGTGGCCCGTACCGGCAGCAGGGTAATCGTGCAGGGCACCACAGTGGTGCTGCCGTTGCTGTTGGTGGGGGTCGGCGTGGCGCCCGACCTGTGGTGGCAGATCCTGGTGCACCTCGCGTTCGGCGCGGTGCACGGCATGCTCGACGTGACGATGAACGCGCACGCGGTGGCCGTACAGCAGCGGTTGAGCCGGCCGATCATGAACGGTTGCCATGCGGCGTGGAGCATCGGCGCGGTTGCCGGCGCGCTGCTCGGAGCGGGCGCGGCGCACATCGGGATGTCCCGTACCGTGCACTACCTGTTGCTGGCGGGGGTGCTGATCCCGCTGTCGGCCGTCTGCGGTCGGATGTTGCTGCCGGCCGCCGCGGATCGCGGGACCGACGCGACGCCGGTCGGTGTCCGCGCCGGCTGGCGGGCCGGGTGGAGCCTGCGCGTGGTGCTGTTCGGCGTGATGGGCGCGATCGTGCTGACCGTCGAGGCCGGGGTGGCCGACTGGAGCGGTGTCTACCTGCACGAAACCCTACGCGCGTCGCTGGGTGCGGCCGGCATGGGTTACGTGCTGTTCGCGATCTTCCAGACAGCGGGCCGGCTGGTCGGTGACCGCCTCCAGGAGCGGACGTCGGCGACGCGGCTGCTCCAGGTCGGCACATCCGTCGCTGCGGTGGGTGTGGCCGTGGCCCTGGCAAGTCCGTGGCCGGCGCTGTCCATTGCCGGGTTCGCGCTTGTGGGCGCTGGACTGGCCACCCCCTTGCCCGTGTTGTTCGGTGTCGTGGGCAGCCTGGGTGCTGACAGCGCCGGCCCTGGCGCGGCCATTGTGGTCGCCCGGTTCACCACCCTTACCTACACCGGCATCCTGCTCGCGCCTGCGGTGATCGGCTGGTTCGCCGACCATGTCGGCCTGCGTTGGACCTTGGCCGCGCTGGTGCCGCTGCTCCTCGCGGTCGCCCTGGTCGCGGGTCGGGCGACGAGTAACCGCGTACGCCCCACGAGCGGGCGCGCAGACGCGAAGATCCCCGTGTAG
- a CDS encoding sigma-70 family RNA polymerase sigma factor, with the protein MLAATVHYTRDLDLAEECVQDAYAQALQTWGRRTPVPARPGAWLTSVARNRALDRMRRASVLRRALPLLVVDEAVPGPEEGVEAPVDDDRLRLIFTCCHPALSRDAQVALTLRLLCGLSTVEVARAFLVQETTMAARITRAKKKISAARIPYRVPAREELPERVDAVLEVLHLVFTTGHAAPVGESLIRRDLVDGAIGLARVMHVLLPQNGEVAGLLALMLLIDSRRETRVGADGRLLLLAEQDRSRWDTDQINEGVALLVESLRRQPPGRYAVQAAIAAVHAESPSWADTDWAEIVALYDVLRSLWPSPVVDLNRAVALGMRDGPEAGLAALEPLLDVPAMATYGYLSAARADFLRRLQRWAEAEAAYEEALALTGNEVERAFLAGRLREIRDHV; encoded by the coding sequence GTGCTGGCAGCGACTGTGCACTACACCCGTGACCTGGACCTGGCCGAGGAGTGCGTGCAGGACGCGTACGCCCAGGCGTTGCAGACGTGGGGCCGCAGGACCCCCGTGCCGGCCCGGCCCGGCGCGTGGCTGACAAGCGTGGCGCGCAACCGTGCCCTGGACCGGATGCGCCGCGCCTCGGTGTTGCGGCGTGCCCTGCCGTTGCTCGTAGTGGACGAGGCGGTGCCTGGTCCGGAGGAAGGTGTCGAGGCGCCGGTCGACGACGACCGACTGCGTCTGATCTTCACCTGTTGTCACCCGGCGTTGTCGCGCGACGCCCAGGTGGCCCTCACGTTGCGGCTGCTGTGTGGTCTGTCCACCGTCGAGGTCGCCCGGGCGTTCCTCGTCCAGGAGACGACAATGGCGGCTCGGATCACCCGGGCCAAGAAGAAGATCAGCGCCGCCCGGATCCCGTACCGGGTGCCGGCACGGGAGGAGCTTCCTGAGCGGGTCGACGCGGTGCTCGAGGTGTTGCACCTGGTCTTCACCACCGGGCACGCCGCGCCGGTCGGCGAGTCACTGATCCGCCGTGACCTGGTCGACGGCGCCATCGGGTTGGCCCGGGTGATGCATGTGCTGTTGCCGCAGAACGGTGAGGTGGCCGGCCTGCTGGCGCTGATGCTGCTCATCGATTCCCGGCGGGAGACCCGGGTGGGCGCGGATGGGCGCCTGCTGCTGCTCGCCGAGCAGGACCGCAGCCGGTGGGACACCGACCAGATCAACGAAGGTGTCGCCCTGCTGGTGGAGTCGCTGCGTCGGCAGCCGCCCGGCCGGTACGCCGTACAAGCGGCGATCGCCGCTGTGCACGCCGAGTCGCCGAGCTGGGCGGACACGGACTGGGCTGAGATCGTCGCGTTGTACGACGTGCTGCGCTCGCTGTGGCCGTCGCCGGTCGTGGACCTCAACCGGGCGGTGGCGCTCGGTATGCGTGACGGGCCGGAGGCCGGCCTCGCCGCCCTCGAACCGTTGCTCGACGTGCCGGCCATGGCCACCTACGGCTATCTCAGCGCCGCCCGCGCGGACTTCCTGCGACGCCTCCAGCGCTGGGCCGAGGCCGAGGCGGCGTACGAGGAGGCGCTCGCACTGACGGGCAACGAGGTGGAGCGTGCCTTCCTCGCCGGTCGTCTCAGGGAGATCCGAGATCACGTCTGA
- a CDS encoding DUF1062 domain-containing protein: MSSPPHIVLPWVVRRTRLPLLSLRCVDCRSESATTGQGRFRVNANGKLLDVWLLVRCVTCDRTSKLTVHERTPVSSFDPDELEGYRVNDADLVASRLLDPLLARRCHFTLDWTGAWRLDVPTAVSDEAWPIRVAVAFEDPVPVRPERLIAQGLGLSRNDVRRRVKCDVALHRSTSAGFTFTVLAGD, encoded by the coding sequence ATGTCTTCACCACCGCATATCGTGCTGCCCTGGGTCGTTCGTCGGACCAGGTTGCCCCTGCTGTCGTTGCGCTGCGTGGACTGCCGATCAGAGTCGGCCACCACCGGCCAGGGCAGATTCCGCGTCAACGCCAACGGCAAACTGCTGGACGTGTGGCTGCTGGTCCGCTGCGTGACCTGCGATCGCACCAGCAAACTCACAGTGCACGAGCGAACGCCGGTCAGCTCCTTCGATCCGGACGAACTCGAGGGATACCGCGTCAATGACGCAGACCTTGTTGCGTCCCGGTTGCTGGATCCGCTGCTCGCCCGGCGCTGCCACTTCACCCTGGACTGGACGGGCGCCTGGCGTCTGGACGTCCCGACCGCAGTGTCCGACGAAGCGTGGCCGATCCGGGTAGCGGTCGCCTTCGAAGATCCCGTGCCGGTACGCCCGGAACGGCTCATCGCCCAGGGGCTCGGCCTCAGCAGGAACGACGTACGGCGCAGGGTCAAGTGCGACGTTGCGCTGCACCGGTCCACCAGCGCCGGGTTCACCTTCACCGTGCTGGCGGGGGACTAG
- a CDS encoding PadR family transcriptional regulator, with amino-acid sequence METPVREPTFLILTALAAQPLHGYALITEVAQLSDGRVSLRPGTLYGALDRLLDAGLVTVEREEVVDSRLRRYYRLTEQGGDLLASETERMRRNVEAATARLNARTRRGTPRLSGGIA; translated from the coding sequence GTGGAGACACCGGTACGCGAACCCACGTTCCTGATCCTCACGGCGTTGGCCGCGCAGCCGCTGCACGGCTACGCGCTGATCACCGAGGTGGCCCAGCTTTCCGACGGCCGCGTGTCGCTGCGCCCCGGCACGCTCTACGGCGCCCTCGACCGACTGCTCGACGCGGGGCTGGTCACCGTGGAGCGGGAGGAAGTGGTGGACAGCCGGCTGCGGCGCTACTACCGGCTCACTGAGCAGGGCGGTGACCTGCTCGCCAGCGAGACCGAGCGGATGCGCCGCAACGTCGAGGCGGCAACCGCGCGGTTGAACGCACGTACCCGTCGAGGTACGCCCCGACTCAGCGGAGGGATCGCATGA
- a CDS encoding GNAT family N-acetyltransferase translates to MPLLVAPALPVGSLSAQEQPHLPVRPGLMLRPWRDDDATAVRAAFDSPAIQRWHVRRLDGDDEARAWTAQWARRWRDETDASWAIVDADDRLVGQVGLRGVLLTEASAQVSYWVVPAARGRGIATGALLALAWWGFARAGLHRLSLEHSTANAASCRVATQAGFTVEGVLRESVRHADGWHDMHLHARLASQPKTAASGT, encoded by the coding sequence ATGCCGCTGCTCGTCGCACCCGCCCTGCCCGTCGGGAGCCTCAGCGCTCAAGAGCAACCCCACCTTCCGGTACGCCCCGGGCTGATGCTGCGGCCGTGGCGCGACGATGACGCCACGGCCGTGCGGGCCGCCTTCGACTCTCCGGCGATCCAGCGGTGGCACGTCCGTCGCCTGGACGGTGACGACGAGGCGCGGGCGTGGACTGCGCAGTGGGCGCGACGTTGGCGCGACGAGACGGACGCGAGCTGGGCGATCGTCGACGCCGACGACCGTCTGGTCGGTCAGGTGGGGTTGCGGGGTGTGCTGCTGACCGAGGCGTCGGCGCAGGTGTCGTACTGGGTGGTGCCCGCCGCGCGTGGTCGGGGCATCGCCACCGGTGCGCTGCTCGCACTGGCCTGGTGGGGCTTCGCGCGGGCTGGCCTGCACCGGCTGTCGCTCGAGCACTCGACCGCCAACGCGGCGTCGTGCCGGGTGGCCACCCAGGCCGGCTTCACCGTGGAGGGCGTACTGCGTGAGTCTGTTCGCCACGCTGACGGGTGGCACGACATGCACCTGCATGCACGGCTGGCTTCGCAGCCGAAAACGGCAGCATCGGGGACATGA
- a CDS encoding Hsp20/alpha crystallin family protein, protein MLMRTDPFREIDRLAEQFFGTAARPAAMHLDAYRDGDYFYAAFDLPGVDPDSIDCTVERNVLTVRAERRRPAGDGVELVAAERPMGTFTRQLFLGDTLDTDKLEAGYENGVLTLRIPVAERAKPRRVTIKANGDARRQINA, encoded by the coding sequence ATGTTGATGCGTACCGACCCGTTCCGCGAGATCGACCGGCTCGCCGAGCAGTTCTTCGGTACGGCAGCCCGTCCCGCGGCGATGCACCTGGACGCCTACCGCGACGGCGACTACTTCTACGCGGCGTTCGACCTGCCCGGCGTCGACCCGGACAGCATCGACTGCACAGTCGAGCGCAACGTCCTCACCGTCCGCGCCGAGCGGCGCCGGCCCGCCGGCGACGGCGTCGAACTGGTCGCCGCCGAACGCCCGATGGGAACGTTCACCCGGCAGTTGTTCCTGGGCGACACCCTGGACACCGACAAGCTGGAGGCCGGCTACGAGAACGGGGTGCTGACGCTGCGCATCCCGGTCGCCGAGCGCGCCAAGCCCCGCCGCGTGACCATCAAGGCCAACGGCGACGCGCGACGCCAGATCAACGCCTGA
- a CDS encoding ArnT family glycosyltransferase has translation MSEPAVDTARPHPPERSARPEVSPEPGPRAVGPVVVAAITSVTLLLLAGRYGYHRDELYFLLAGRHLDWGYVDQGPLVPALARLLDMIAPDNLVVLRTPSAMMAGGAVLLVAAIARELGAGRAAQTFAAVLAALSGIVLANGHLLSTTTVDLLVWLAAAWCVVRLLRTGDTRWALGIGLALGVGMLNKVLPALLAVGLIAGVAIAGPRRLLRDRWVLAAGIAALLAAPNLIWQAVHGFPQLGVAASIADGDSSYSGRLDAFILHFVIISPYAVPIWIAGFVALLRRPQWRAYRAVGWSWLVVVVVVLVAGGKGYYDAPLMLVLTAVGAVVTTAWASHGSVWLRRGLLAAGVPLFLLPSIVLLLPVLPAERLPAFVVDVNYDAGETIGWPAFADSLAAVHRGLPPEERARAVILTGNYGEAGAVARYGPARGLPVAYSGHNSMVDFGRPPAEADVVIAVGWERPDPLTAWFDACALAGRVDQRVEVDNDENGGPIYVCRGLRRPWAQIWDTEVRRTG, from the coding sequence GTGAGCGAGCCCGCCGTCGACACGGCCCGACCGCACCCGCCGGAGCGGTCGGCGCGGCCGGAGGTGTCACCGGAGCCCGGCCCGCGTGCCGTCGGCCCGGTCGTGGTGGCCGCGATCACCAGCGTGACGCTGCTGCTGCTCGCCGGCCGCTACGGCTATCACCGCGACGAGCTCTACTTCCTGCTCGCCGGCCGCCACCTGGACTGGGGCTACGTCGATCAGGGTCCACTGGTCCCAGCGCTGGCCCGCCTGCTGGACATGATCGCCCCGGACAACCTGGTGGTGCTGCGGACGCCCTCGGCGATGATGGCCGGCGGCGCGGTGCTGCTGGTCGCCGCCATCGCCCGCGAGTTGGGCGCCGGCCGAGCCGCGCAGACCTTCGCCGCGGTGCTGGCCGCACTGTCCGGCATCGTGCTCGCCAACGGGCACCTGCTCAGCACCACTACCGTCGACCTACTGGTCTGGCTGGCGGCAGCATGGTGCGTGGTGCGGTTACTGCGCACCGGAGACACCCGTTGGGCGCTCGGCATCGGGCTGGCGCTCGGCGTGGGCATGCTCAACAAGGTGCTGCCCGCGCTGCTGGCCGTGGGTCTGATCGCCGGGGTGGCCATCGCCGGGCCACGTCGGCTGCTGCGTGACCGGTGGGTGCTCGCCGCCGGGATCGCCGCACTGCTGGCCGCACCGAACCTGATCTGGCAGGCCGTACACGGGTTCCCGCAACTCGGTGTGGCAGCCTCCATCGCCGACGGCGACAGCTCCTACAGCGGCCGCCTCGACGCGTTCATCCTCCATTTCGTCATCATCAGCCCGTACGCCGTACCGATCTGGATCGCCGGCTTCGTCGCGCTGCTGCGCCGGCCGCAGTGGCGGGCGTACCGGGCGGTGGGTTGGTCCTGGTTGGTAGTGGTCGTCGTCGTGCTGGTCGCCGGCGGCAAGGGCTACTACGACGCGCCGTTGATGCTGGTCCTCACCGCCGTCGGCGCGGTGGTGACCACCGCCTGGGCGTCGCATGGGTCCGTCTGGCTGCGTCGAGGGCTGCTCGCGGCAGGTGTGCCGCTGTTCCTCCTGCCCAGCATCGTGCTGCTGCTGCCGGTGCTGCCCGCCGAGCGGCTGCCCGCGTTCGTGGTGGACGTCAACTACGACGCTGGTGAGACCATCGGCTGGCCAGCGTTCGCCGACTCGCTCGCCGCCGTCCACCGTGGGCTGCCGCCGGAGGAGCGTGCGCGGGCGGTCATCCTCACCGGCAACTACGGCGAGGCCGGCGCGGTGGCCCGGTACGGCCCGGCCCGTGGCCTGCCCGTCGCCTACTCCGGGCACAACAGCATGGTCGACTTCGGCAGGCCACCCGCCGAGGCCGACGTGGTGATCGCCGTGGGCTGGGAGCGCCCCGATCCGCTGACCGCCTGGTTCGACGCGTGCGCGCTCGCCGGGCGGGTGGACCAGCGGGTCGAGGTCGACAACGACGAGAACGGTGGCCCGATCTACGTGTGCCGAGGGCTGCGGCGTCCGTGGGCGCAGATCTGGGACACCGAGGTACGCCGCACCGGCTGA
- a CDS encoding DinB family protein, whose protein sequence is MTSFPEPTDPAGGRAEVFLTYLDYFRESVVAKVSALAEPELWRSRLPSGWTPLELLTHLRHVELRWIEWGFQGRDVAEPWGDRRGDRWYVAPEETCADLVAALRAQGAHTTAVVTAHDLAEIGAPGPRWNGAGPASLERVLFHLVQEYARHLGHLDVVAELAGGPTGE, encoded by the coding sequence ATGACGTCGTTTCCCGAGCCCACCGACCCGGCCGGCGGCCGTGCCGAGGTGTTCCTGACCTACCTGGACTACTTCCGGGAGTCCGTCGTGGCGAAGGTGTCCGCGCTGGCGGAGCCGGAGCTGTGGCGGAGCCGCCTGCCGTCGGGGTGGACGCCGTTGGAGCTGCTCACGCACCTGCGTCACGTCGAGCTGCGCTGGATCGAGTGGGGTTTCCAGGGCCGGGACGTCGCCGAGCCGTGGGGCGACCGCCGTGGGGACCGCTGGTACGTCGCCCCGGAGGAGACCTGCGCGGATCTGGTGGCGGCGCTGCGGGCGCAGGGCGCGCACACCACTGCTGTGGTGACGGCGCACGACCTGGCGGAGATCGGCGCGCCGGGGCCGCGCTGGAACGGCGCGGGCCCGGCGTCGCTGGAGCGGGTGCTGTTCCACCTGGTCCAGGAGTACGCCCGCCACCTCGGCCACCTCGACGTGGTCGCGGAACTCGCGGGCGGCCCGACCGGCGAGTGA
- a CDS encoding GNAT family N-acetyltransferase, translating into MITTAESTWLTSICRPDHPDAVLLLREYMTEMVVRYYGRPDRPGEVDAALAELPSDDLTSPGGLLLVAHHGADLAGCAGLRWQSGWAELTRVYVRPAHRGAGGGAVLLAAAEQRARSAGADRIRLDTRSDLVEARALYARHGYVEIPAYSRGPYAEHWFEKPLE; encoded by the coding sequence ATGATCACCACCGCCGAATCAACCTGGCTGACCAGCATCTGCCGACCCGATCATCCCGACGCTGTCCTGCTGCTGCGGGAATACATGACGGAGATGGTGGTGCGCTACTACGGCCGTCCGGATCGACCCGGCGAGGTCGACGCGGCGTTGGCCGAGTTGCCCAGCGACGACCTGACCTCCCCGGGCGGGCTGCTGCTTGTCGCTCACCACGGCGCGGACCTGGCCGGCTGCGCCGGGCTGCGCTGGCAGTCGGGCTGGGCCGAGTTGACCCGGGTGTACGTCCGTCCGGCGCATCGTGGCGCTGGTGGGGGAGCGGTGCTGCTGGCGGCCGCGGAGCAGCGGGCGCGCTCGGCCGGGGCCGACCGCATTCGGCTCGACACCCGCTCCGACCTGGTCGAGGCCCGCGCCCTGTACGCCCGGCACGGCTACGTCGAGATCCCCGCGTACTCGCGGGGCCCGTACGCCGAGCACTGGTTTGAAAAACCGCTGGAGTGA
- a CDS encoding LysR family transcriptional regulator: MAQPSLSRQIQRLENTFGVRLLERTSQGSRLTAAGAAFLPQAPGCARRRGARGSR; the protein is encoded by the coding sequence GTGGCCCAACCCTCGTTGAGTCGCCAGATCCAACGGCTGGAGAACACCTTCGGCGTACGCCTGCTGGAGCGCACCAGCCAGGGCAGCCGGCTCACCGCCGCCGGCGCCGCGTTCCTCCCTCAGGCGCCTGGTTGCGCTCGGCGGCGGGGAGCGCGCGGAAGTCGGTGA
- a CDS encoding maleylpyruvate isomerase N-terminal domain-containing protein produces the protein MSAVTSADLLRAADEMTGVLHPQRERDWSVPAGTLTWSCWTTAAHVAHDLLAYAGQVTGLPQDGYLPYDLRVSPTASPAEVLVVVRACAGLLAAAVDAAGPDVRAWHFGPCDPAGFAAMGVAETLLHTYDITAGLGVPWLPPHGLSALVLRRLFPDAPDGDAPDVLLWMTGRGELSGRQRRTSWIWRAAVD, from the coding sequence ATGTCAGCGGTGACCAGCGCCGACCTGCTCCGGGCGGCCGACGAGATGACAGGGGTGCTGCACCCGCAGCGGGAGCGCGACTGGTCGGTGCCGGCCGGCACGCTGACATGGAGCTGCTGGACCACCGCCGCGCACGTCGCGCACGATCTGCTCGCGTACGCCGGGCAGGTCACCGGCCTTCCGCAGGACGGCTACCTCCCGTACGACCTGCGGGTCTCCCCCACCGCGAGCCCGGCGGAGGTGCTCGTCGTGGTGCGGGCCTGCGCCGGGCTGCTCGCCGCCGCGGTCGACGCCGCCGGGCCGGACGTGCGGGCCTGGCATTTCGGGCCATGCGACCCGGCCGGCTTCGCCGCGATGGGCGTGGCGGAAACCCTGCTGCACACGTACGACATCACCGCTGGGCTGGGCGTGCCATGGCTGCCCCCGCACGGGCTGAGCGCGTTGGTGCTGCGGCGGCTCTTCCCGGACGCGCCGGACGGCGACGCACCGGACGTGCTGCTGTGGATGACCGGACGCGGCGAGCTGTCGGGACGGCAACGGCGCACCTCCTGGATTTGGCGGGCAGCCGTCGACTGA
- a CDS encoding aldo/keto reductase, with amino-acid sequence MRYRTLGATGTVVSTLCLGTMTFGAETDEAGSFAQLDRFVEAGGTFIDTADVYSAGTSEEIVGRWLRARSDVRDRLVIATKGRFPMGPGANDAGLSRVHLTRALEASLRRLGVEAVDLYQAHAWDPLTPLPETLRFFDDAVSAGKIRYAGVSNFTGWQLQKAALLTQHLNLTPIVTLQPQYNLLAREIEFELVPVCENEGIGILPWSPLGGGWLTGKYQRDSTPTGATRLGENPERGVEAYAGRNADERTWRVLDAVGQVAGERGVSMSAVALAWLAARPAVTSVILGARTIEQLDDNLTAADLTLDAEQTRLLDEASAPLVGDYPYGAAGVRQRGRDLPTVS; translated from the coding sequence ATGCGTTATCGCACTCTGGGTGCCACCGGCACCGTTGTCTCGACCCTGTGCCTGGGCACCATGACCTTCGGTGCCGAAACCGACGAGGCGGGCAGCTTCGCCCAGCTGGACCGGTTCGTCGAGGCCGGCGGCACGTTCATCGACACCGCCGACGTCTACTCCGCCGGCACCTCCGAGGAGATCGTCGGCCGTTGGCTGCGTGCACGGTCCGATGTGCGGGATCGCCTGGTCATCGCCACGAAGGGCCGGTTTCCGATGGGCCCCGGCGCGAACGACGCCGGCCTGTCCCGCGTCCACCTCACCAGGGCGCTGGAGGCCAGCCTGCGGCGGCTCGGCGTCGAGGCCGTCGACCTCTACCAGGCGCACGCCTGGGACCCGCTGACTCCGCTGCCGGAGACGCTGCGCTTCTTCGACGACGCCGTCAGCGCCGGCAAGATCCGCTATGCGGGGGTCAGCAACTTCACGGGGTGGCAGTTGCAGAAGGCCGCGCTGCTCACCCAGCACCTCAACCTCACCCCGATCGTGACCCTGCAACCGCAGTACAACCTGCTGGCCCGGGAGATCGAGTTCGAGCTGGTGCCGGTCTGCGAGAACGAAGGCATCGGCATCCTGCCGTGGTCGCCGCTGGGCGGTGGCTGGTTGACCGGCAAGTACCAGCGCGACAGCACGCCCACCGGCGCGACCCGCCTGGGCGAGAATCCGGAGCGCGGCGTCGAGGCGTACGCCGGTCGCAACGCCGACGAGCGCACCTGGCGGGTACTCGACGCGGTGGGTCAGGTCGCCGGGGAGCGCGGTGTGTCGATGTCGGCGGTGGCGTTGGCCTGGTTGGCGGCGCGTCCGGCGGTCACCTCGGTGATCCTCGGTGCGCGGACCATCGAACAGCTCGACGACAACCTGACCGCCGCCGACCTGACCCTCGACGCCGAGCAGACGCGACTGCTGGACGAGGCGAGCGCCCCGCTTGTGGGCGACTACCCGTACGGCGCCGCCGGTGTGCGCCAGCGCGGTCGGGACCTGCCGACCGTGTCATGA
- a CDS encoding amphi-Trp domain-containing protein, with translation MEIFEDSRNVSRDDLAAWLRQLASQLESDGRIFFGAAGTVRVPDEVECEFEIEDEDGELSVEIEFTWPSPRPASANASEDEDEDAEESEDEGGEDEGAEESADEDGEEDEPAASAVEVTAPVSAESLGAAPAEAGTAAAEQPATPAEDATPAAAEPADTAGGEETTDTASAEEPGDTAGEDEASPAGDAEKPTGEETPAEKPAGEETATEAVDGGPAERTA, from the coding sequence ATGGAGATTTTCGAGGACTCCCGCAACGTGTCGCGCGACGATCTGGCCGCCTGGCTTCGCCAACTCGCCAGTCAACTGGAATCCGATGGGCGGATCTTCTTCGGCGCCGCAGGCACCGTGCGGGTCCCCGACGAGGTCGAGTGTGAGTTCGAGATCGAGGACGAGGACGGCGAGCTCTCCGTCGAAATCGAGTTCACCTGGCCCAGCCCGCGGCCGGCTTCCGCCAACGCCTCAGAGGACGAAGACGAGGACGCGGAAGAGTCGGAGGACGAAGGCGGGGAGGACGAAGGCGCGGAGGAGTCGGCGGACGAAGACGGCGAGGAGGACGAGCCGGCCGCGTCCGCTGTGGAGGTCACCGCCCCGGTCAGCGCGGAATCCCTCGGTGCCGCGCCGGCGGAGGCCGGGACCGCTGCCGCCGAGCAGCCCGCCACCCCGGCTGAGGATGCCACGCCGGCCGCCGCCGAGCCTGCCGACACCGCAGGCGGGGAAGAAACGACCGACACCGCCAGCGCGGAAGAGCCTGGCGACACCGCCGGGGAGGACGAGGCATCTCCCGCCGGCGACGCTGAGAAGCCCACGGGCGAGGAGACTCCCGCCGAGAAGCCTGCGGGCGAGGAGACCGCCACCGAGGCAGTCGACGGCGGCCCCGCCGAGCGGACGGCCTGA
- a CDS encoding DUF2087 domain-containing protein has product MTAHALAGALADDGRRRIFAAIVLGATSATAVAQRTGLAARVVLTGVRRLTDAGLVTGADGALTVDEASLRAAARDSRPADEAEPGGDPVLRTFLRGDVLVGLPAQRGRRRVLLAHIAERSFEPGARYPERAVDEALKPWCAAGGSDHATLRRYLIDEQLLTREHGVYQRL; this is encoded by the coding sequence GTGACTGCGCATGCTCTGGCCGGGGCCCTGGCCGACGACGGACGGCGACGGATCTTCGCGGCGATCGTGCTGGGTGCGACAAGCGCGACCGCCGTCGCGCAGCGGACCGGCCTTGCGGCACGGGTGGTGCTCACCGGGGTCCGCCGGCTGACCGACGCGGGCCTCGTGACCGGCGCGGACGGCGCGCTCACTGTCGACGAGGCGTCGTTGCGGGCTGCGGCGCGCGACAGCCGCCCGGCCGACGAGGCCGAACCGGGCGGCGACCCGGTGCTGCGGACCTTCCTGCGTGGAGACGTCCTGGTGGGCCTACCGGCGCAGCGGGGCCGGCGGCGGGTGCTGCTGGCACACATCGCGGAACGCTCGTTCGAGCCGGGCGCACGCTATCCCGAGCGGGCCGTGGACGAGGCACTCAAGCCGTGGTGCGCCGCCGGAGGGTCGGATCACGCGACGCTGCGCCGGTATCTGATCGATGAGCAGTTGCTCACCCGCGAGCACGGCGTCTACCAGCGGCTCTGA
- a CDS encoding YciI family protein — translation MAKYMLLIYGNEQEWAAMTAEETQRLDDGHAAFVAAAGSAVLSSHQLEPGATATTLHGDLAGRATPTDGPFLETKEGLGGYYVVEASDLDRALALAQLLPELKMAHCAVEVRPLVDVG, via the coding sequence ATGGCCAAGTACATGCTTCTCATCTACGGCAATGAGCAGGAGTGGGCCGCCATGACTGCCGAGGAGACCCAGCGGCTGGATGACGGCCACGCCGCTTTTGTCGCGGCAGCCGGCTCAGCGGTGCTGAGCAGTCACCAGCTGGAGCCGGGCGCGACGGCGACGACCCTGCACGGCGATCTGGCCGGCCGGGCCACCCCGACCGACGGACCGTTCCTGGAGACCAAGGAGGGGCTCGGCGGTTACTACGTGGTGGAGGCCTCCGACCTGGACCGCGCGCTCGCGCTCGCGCAGCTGCTTCCCGAGCTGAAGATGGCGCACTGCGCGGTCGAGGTCCGGCCCCTCGTGGACGTGGGCTGA